The nucleotide window GTTAGCTGTCAGGATTTTAGGGGCGATTCTGGCCGTGAATCTGGACAGATTATACAACTTCACAGGTGGTGGGAACTAGGGTAAAGCCTAAAATACTTACTAGGAATTTTATATTGAGAATTAAATATTATCCGGTGGTGCTGACCGTGGCGGAAGATATTGAAGAAAAAATACGGCGCTTGAGAGAATTGGGTAGAGTTTCTGTTGAGGAAAAAGAAGAGAAAAAGGCCCCCACTCCTATTGCAGGGCCTTCTCCTCCCAGAAAGCCTTCGAGATTAGGAAGGCTCAGGGAAAAAGAAAGACGTAAGAGAATCATTATAGGTGCATCTATCATTGCTGTCATCATCATTGCTGTTGTTATTGGATTATATACCACATATCAAAATCGTGCTGCAGAGAAGCTTCAAGAGGCCAAACTTGCAAAGATTAAAGAAGTTAACCAGTATTTTACCGGGGAGCTTGAGAATGATCCTATGAAAGCCCAGCTGATAAATCAAATTAACCAGGCAAAAAGTATAGACGAGCTTGAAAAGATAAATGTCAAGGCAATAGCAGAGCAAAGAAAAGCTCAACTGGAACAAGAACGTCTTCAGAGGGAGTTCCAGCAGGCAAAAGCTACAAAACTGACGCAAATAGAGCAATCTTTTGAACTTCTTCTTTCTCAGCCGCTCCCAGAGGATATAAAGAGTGAGGCTGTTCAAGCTTATAACCAATTAAAGGAGAGAGTTAATTCCGCAAAAACAAAAGATGAAGTATCTTTAATTGACCCCAACCCGTACTTGCTCGAGCTATGGAGAAAATATTACTACTACCTCATAGATAACACACCTACACAAAAGGTTATCCTCAAGAAAGGAACAGAAAAAAGTGTATACACAAAAACAGAGGCAAAGTACATGCTCAGCAAAGTTACAGATTTCACCGAACTTCTCCAGTACACAATAGAGAAAGCTGAAATGGTGCAAGTTGCTTTGGTCTTACCAAGGGAGAACGTTAATGGTGCCTTCCTTTCCTCAGGAGACAAGATAAAGATCTTTGCCCAAATAAACTCCACAGTTATTAGGAAGATAGCAGATGAGGGATATGTAAATATGGTTCTCTTCCTGACTGATTCCGGTGTAATTGCAATATCCGAGTCACAGCAGGAAACTAAGAATATACAAACAACTTCGGATACATCATATTCGGATAGCTACTCTGAGAACTATGCTCCAGGAGACCAATCAATCTCTTACGAGCAGAGTACAGAGGAAAGCCATTCCGTAAGCCAATCAAGCTCACAGACGGTAAGTGCATCTTACACTTACAATGTGAAGCTAAACGAGATATTAAAGGCCATTGCGGCCAACAAGATTGCCGCAGCTGATGAAGTTAGGGAACAGCTCTCGAGATACAAGCTGAACTTGTTTGACCTTGAACAAAGCACTGGATTGCTGGCTACAGACCCCACTGCTAAAGTTTTGGTAATAGTTGAAGTCCCGGCAGAATTCGTTGAAGACCTCCTTAAGTATAGAAACGCCCTCTATGTAACAAAGATTACTGGGTGATTGGGATGGTAAGGAGGATACTTTCGCTTTTTTTCCTTATTTTGCTAGTTTCGGGGTTAGTTAATGCGCAAGAAAGTGTTAACGCATCCGCCACGGTTGATTTAAACGTTACCTTGGTTAATGCTGGCCCATTTTACAAATTCGTTTTAATAAATCCTGATTACGAATACACTCTGGTTAGAAAAGGTGGAGAGATTGGGATTGTAAACAACATGGGGTTCTGGATTGCCCCGTATGAAACGCTTCAGGTGAATGTGAGGATTAGTGAACCTTTATCTGCAGCTGCGGTAAGTGGAGTGGAAGGGCCAAACCTGTTTTATGACCCTATTTACCCCGAGCTTATTCTTTATCCTCAGAAGTACTATGCAGTTGACACATTCTTTATTTCAGACGGCTATGTGAAAGTGCTTAAATACAGCGGAAGGGTTCAAGTAACGATAGAAAACCCATCACCCGAAAATTCAAAGTACATTGCCATAGGACTACCAGTACTCTTTGAAGGGGCTGAAATTGGTGACTTTACTCCGGAGTACACAATGAAGTACAGTGAATATGTTAGCACTATTCTCTCCCAATACGCCCAATACGTTGGGGACTACATGCCAAAGTACTTGGACAGAGAGTCTGAGGATGGTTTGACTGATCTCTCAAAGCTTTCTTCTAGGATAGTTGTTTCCTCTGGAACTGGTTTACTTTCGGGAAGCAAAGAAGAGCCAGAGTTAGGGGAGATATCTAAAAAACCTGAGCTAAAATTTGATTATCCTGTCTGGATAGCATTTTTAGGTAATAAGCTCGAAATCACATATAACGTCAAATGGGAAAATCTCATGAGGGTGAGTGAATTTGGAGGAGAAAAAGAAAAAACGTTCAGGATTGTCATGGATAGAGGAGATCTTAAGTGAAGAAGCGGTTCCGTTAGATAACCTCATAAAAAAAGGAGAGCGAATAGAAGAAAAGCCTGAGGTCAAGGAAGAAATATCCCCCATTGTGCCAGAAATTAAAACTCCTTCAAAACCCTTATCTGCTGAGAGTCAACCAGAAACTAGTTTAGAGGAGATATTGAAATCCACAAGAGGCTCACCAAGAGTTCCCCTTCCTACATATTATGGAGAGGAAGTGAAGGTTCTTGATGTATACGGAAATGTGAGGATCCTTAGAGTTAAGGGGGAGCCCATTCCAATCTATGAAATACGCCTTCCAAAATTAAGTGAAGAGGAAGAAAAGCTAGTAAAAATCGTCAGAGACAGGGCAATTGCAGAAATACAAATAGATCCTGAGAGCATTCCCGATCCGGAGGAGAGGAGAAGGATATTTGGAAGGGCTGTTAAAAACATAATGCGTGAACTTGCTCCGGCTATCTCCGAGGCAAGGATGGACATTCTTGTAAATCTGGTTGTCCAGAACATGATAGGTTACGGAAAACTTGACCCCCTTGTTAGAGATGATAACCTGGAAGAAGTCATGGTAATAGGAACGAGAAGACCAGTATACGTGTGGCACAGAAAGTTTTACATGTGCAAAACTAACATCTTTTTTGATGACGAGAGGGAGATATTAAACATTATTGAACGTATAGCAAGGCAGGTTGGAAGAAGAATTGATCAGCAAACCCCGCTCTTAGATGCTCGTTTGCCTGATGGAAGTAGAGTAAATGCGACCATTAGGCCGGTTAGTTTAGATGGGCCTACGTTGACCATAAGAAAATTCAAAAAAGACCCCCTTACGATAATTGATCTCCTGAAGTACGGCACATTTAACTTGGAAGTTGCGTCTCTGCTTTGGATTTTTATTGATGGTCTTGGAGTGAAGCCCGCAAATGTCCTCGTTGCCGGAGGGACTGGTTCGGGTAAAACTACTACTCTTAACTCACTGGCAATGTTCATTCCTCCAAGTGAGCGTGTTATAAGTATTGAAGATACTGCAGAACTTCAATTGCCAATTGAACACTGGGTAAGGCTTGAAACAAGGCCTCCAAACATAGAAGGAAGGGGAGAAATAACCATGGATGATCTCGTTAAGAACACCCTAAGAATGCGTCCGGACAGGATTATCGTCGGTGAGGTCAGAGGACCAGAGGCAAGAACAATGTTCACGGCAATGAACACGGGTCATAATGGTGCCCTTTATGACTTTTCCGTTATTCAGCTCTCTGACAGTAGGTTTGTCCTTATTGGGGATTTGGTGGAAGAGCTTTTCAAAAAATACTCAGACAGAATTGAGAGATACAAGGATCTTGAGTATATAGTCCTTGAGGAAAAGGATCGCTTCGAAGTTGTTAGTGTTGGAGCTGACCTTAAAGCGGGCAAGCACGTAGTTTCAAGAGTATGGAGGAGGAAAGTAAGGGAAGGAGAGAAGCTAATGCGCATACGAACAAGGACTGGTAATGAGGTTATTCTGACCAAGACCCATCCCTTCTTTGTGTTCTCTAACGGGGATGTCGTGAGAAAAGAAGCTGGAAAGATTAGTGTTGGAGATAGGGTTGCTGTAATGATGAACCCTCCTAAGCCGCCTCAGCGTAAAGCCCTTGTGGATCCAAACATTTACGTAGGAATAAGTGATTACTACCTTGTTCCTAATGGAAATGGAATGGTAAAGGTTCCAAACAATGGACTTCCGCCAGAAAATGCCGAATATCTGCTCTCTATTAACTCAAATCCTGTGAAATTGGTTAGGGAAGTGGACGGCGATCTTGCCTATATTGCTGGAGTACTCCTCGGCGACGGTTATATAGCTTCCAATGGCTACCACCTCTCAGCCACTTTTGATGATGAAGGATATAGGAATGCCTTTGTAAATGCTATCTCGAAGTTTCTGCCGGAGTATTCTCCGCAGACAAAGATCAGTGGAAAGTGTACTGTTGTAACAGTTGGTTCCAAAATCTTTGCTGAGATGCTCTTGAGGATATTCGGCATACCTAAGGGCAAGAAGTCTGAAGTCTGGGATGTTCCGGATGTTGTTCTTTCTCATGACGACCTTGTAAGGTACTTCATAGCTGGAGTGTTTGATGCTGATGGATATGTGGATGAGAGCGGACCTTCTATTATTCTAACAACAAAGAGTGAAAATGCGGCAAGAAAGATATGGTATGCACTTCAGAGACTTGGAATAATAAGCACGGTCTCCCGTGTGAAGAACAGAGGCTTCAAGAAGGGAGAAATTTTCAGAATAACTATAAGCGGGGTTGAGGATCTCAGGAAGTTCAAGAGCCTTATACCGCTCCATCATTCGAAGAAGGTTGCCAAACTTGAAGAGATTCTGAAGACTAAGAGGGCTTATCGTGGAAGGAGAACCTACCGCGTTCCAATCTCCGGGGAAATGATAAGACCCCTACGTTTGAGGCTGAACCTTACCGTGGCTGAGCTGTCAAAACTAGCCTCTCACTATGCAGGAGAAAAAGTTTCCGAGAGTCTCATCAGACATATTGAGAAAAACAGATCAAACGAGATAAGGCGGTCTGCACTCAGAGGCATTGCCCTTGCTCTTCAGCAGGTTGCCAAGGATGCTGGTGACGAAGACGCTTGGGTAATGGCAAAAAGACTCCAGCTGATTGCCGAGGGAGACGTTTACTGGGATGAGGTTATAAGTGTTGAAGAAGTTGATCCTAAGGAGCTGGGAATTGAGTACCTCTATGATCTTACAGTGGAAGATGATCACAATTATGTTGCCAATGGAATACTGGTGTCAAACTGTATGGGCACGATTCACTCTAACTCAGCCAGAGAAACAATCGTAAGGCTTGAGAGCCCGCCAATGAGTGTTCCAAGAATTATGATTCCTGCTTTGGATGTCATTATAATGCAGGTGAGGTTCAACAACAGAAAGAAAGGAACCATAAGAAGGATTACAGAGATAGCGGAAGTTTCCGGAATAGAAGGAGAAAGCGTTCAGCTGAACACCATCTATAAGTACAATCCGGCAAAAGACGAGCTCTATCCAACTGGAGTGCCAAGTAGGTTCCTGAACCAGCTTGCAGAGCATACTGGTTTAACAATGGAGGAACTCCTAGAAGAGAGGCTGAAGAGGGAAGTTGTCCTTCAGTGGATGGTAGAGAAAGGAATAAGGAGCATAGAAGAAGTTGGCCATTACATTAGGGAATTTTACATCGATCAGGAAGAGTTGCTGAGAAGAATAGAGAGGGATGCCTCAATTGAGCTAACTGAGAAAGTTAGAACAGTCATCTAGGGTGAGAAGACTTGGGGATAAAAGAGAAAATACTTAAATTCATTGAAAGGCTGGGTGAAAAAACTATAGAGGTTAGCGAACGCCCTATTTCAAGAATTCCTAAAACCCTAACGCTCCAAGAGAGACTTCAACTCCTGAAAAAACTTCAAGAGGAAGTCTCTCAGGAAAGAGAAGAAAAATACGAAAAAGAACTTGAAGAGATTGTCGAATGGAGAAAAAGAGAGCTAGAGGAATCTTTCACCCATAGATTCTCAGAATTTATGCTTAGGCACTTTAGGGGCCCAGTTGAATCATTTACAAAGTCTCTAAAGGGACTCGACTATGATCTCGTGAGGGCTAACATTAAAATGAGTAAAGAGCAGTTCGTTGCATTGATGCTGGGTGTTTCCATTTTCACTGCAATTTTTGCTTTTTTAATGGGCGTTCTCCTCCTCATGCCAGCTGACATCTCCCTGATGCTTGGGATACTTGGCTTTATTGGTGGTTTCCTGTATATGAGGAACTACCCAAGAATAGTCTGGCGGAGAAGGGTTGTAGAGGTAGAAAAAGCCCTTCCATATGTTTTGAGACACATGGCATCGCTCTTAAGTGCTGGAGTTGGTATAGCTGAGGCAATGGTATCGGTTGCCAATGCGGATTATGGTCCAATCTCTGAGGAATTTGAGCTTATGATAAGAGAGATGCATGGTGGCACGTCGTTTGAGGATGCACTGACCAGGTTTGAGGAAAAGATGTCCTCTGAAAGCGTTAGTAGAGTTGTAAAGCAGATCCTTAGGGCCACAAAATTCGGTGGAAACTTGGCGGATATTCTCTACAAACTTGCCGAAGACTTTTCCTTTGAATACAGAATGAAGCTTGTGGAATACATCCAAAAGGTAAACGGTGTCGCCTTTGTCTATATGTTCATAACCATAATAATGCCCACGTTATTCGTTGTGGCTATACTGGCTGCTTCTTTAATGAATAGGGGGCTAGCGATGCCTGTTGAGGGATTGGCAGTCATTCTGCTGTTTGGATTTCCGGCTATTTCAACACTAGTCGTATTTATGATAAAACGTAGTGAGCCGAGGTGATTAAATTTGGCCGAAATTAAATTCCTCCGACCTCTTGCGAAGGCCCTTGAAAAAGTACTTCCCCAGAGGTGGGTTAGAAGATATGAGCTCTTTTTGTATTCAGCGGGAATATCATTTTTGGCGCTTGAATTTTTGCTGGTATCTTTACTACTGGCATCCGTTGTAGGGGTAATAGTTTTCATTCTGTCTCCAGTCAAGATCTACGCAATTCCACTATCTCTTGCGGTGTTTTTGGGAATTGCGTATGTTTATCCATACTACCTCCTATCCAAGAAGATAGAAGACATGGAAAAAAATCTTCCCGATGCGTTCTTCTACATTGCAAGCTCTTTGAGAGCAGGTGTTTCTTTCTCAGAGGCTTTAGAGGAAGCTTCAACTGCGAGGTTTGGGGCATTGACGGAAGAATTCAAGAGAACCGTGCAGGAGATAAAGAAGGGCAGATCAACAATAGAAGCTCTAAAAGCTTTTGCAATAAGAAATAGGAAATCTTCGATAATTTACCGCTCTACGATGATTATCTTGGAGGCTTATGAAAGAGGAGCCCCAATGGCGGATGTGCTTGTGGCAGTTGCCAACGACGTCCGTGAAATACTGAGAATAAAAAAGGAGAGGAAAGCTTCGACTGGAATGCAGGCAATGTTCTTTATAATTGCAAGTGGGTTCATAGGGCCAGCTATCCTAGGAATTGTTTCCCAAATTATGAATAGCATGAGTTCTCCCGAAATGGGGTTTACTCTGCCCTTAGAAGCGATAGGAAATATTTCCCTTGCGTTCGTGGCAATACAGGCCATAGTTTCAGGCTTGGGGATTGGAATAATAAGAGAAGGGAAGTTCTCCGCAGGCTTCAAATACAGCGCAATGCTGGCTATACTTGGAGAGATAATATTCCTTGTGGCTACCAGGGTTCAGATATCAGGCTTCATGTGATTCTGGCTTTGCCTTTTCTATATCCACTATTTCCACTTCAAATATTACTGTTTTCCCTGCCAATGGGTGGTTGAAGTCTAAAGTAACGCTTTCTTCTGTAATTGCTGTTATCCTTGCTATTCCGCTGTCGGTCATTATGTATGCTCCCTCGGTGGGTTCTATGCCGGCCTTTTCAAACTCACTTTTTGGAACGTCGACTATCAAGTCTTCTCTCGGCATTCCGTAACCCTTTTCGGGAGGGACCACTATAGTTTTCTTCTCTCCAACTCCCATCCCTACAAGGGCTTCATCCATTCCGGGGATAAGTTCGCCAACACCTACATTAGCACCCAGAGGCCCATATGTCCTGTCTTCCACATAAATGCCAGCTTCTTTAGCGATATCCTCATAAGTTGTATCGAATATCTCCCCGTTTTCAAACTTCCCAACGTAGTTAAAAACCACGAAATCTCCTTTTTCAACTTTCATTTTTTCACCAACCAAATTTCTTCGAGTGTAACTCCTCCGCGGCCTTTATAACATTTTTGGTCAGCATTATACAAGTTTGTGACAAAGTATATATACCTCTTTGGTCAAAAAATTAATGGGTGATTTTATATGGGGGAGTTCGCAGAGATGCTTAAAAGGGAATTTGGTGGGTTGGAAGTAAAAGAAATATACTCAACGAAGCTGGGAGAGAGAAATATTGAAATACTTGAAGTTGAAGCAGGGAGTTCGAAGTTTCTTGTAATGTTTCAAGCTGAACCCAAGAAACACGACCTCCACAGGTGGTCACTCATAATAACAAGTGCAAACAATACAAGAACAATTCAAGGGATGGACACGCTGGATACGTTAAAAATGAGAATCAAAGAAAACGTAAGGGCGATAATTGAGGGCCTGTAGCTATTCCTCGGGGAGGATGTAGTAGATATAATGGGGCCTGTTTGTGAACTCGTCGATGTAAACCACTACCCCGTTCTTTGGGGGCTTTAGGTAGTGCACTTCTCCTTTTTTTGTCGTTACTGCGGCAAACGCATCGCTTTTCCTAACCCTGTTCCCCACTCCAGCTATTATTGTGGAAACAAATCCCTCCACTGGAAGCAACATTAGCTCGTCTCCTTTATACAGCCTTATCTCTGTTCTCCTGTCCGGGAGAATTATTCTCGCATCACAGAGCATTTTATGTTCGTATTTATCCACATATAAGTGAAACCTATCGTAGACTTCTTTTCGCAAAAATTTCGCTTTTTTAACGTCTATAAACTCCGGGAGCTTTTGTCCCTTTTGTATTCTAGCCTCTATGTTATCTTGGATGACTATGCAGTCAACTTTTGCAGTATCCCCTTCAAAGCACTCTTCAAAGTCTGCCTCAACGAATAATTGTGGAAGCTTTTCCATATTCTCACCCAGTTTTTTCCAAGTTGTACGGCTTTTTAAACCTATCTTTACATAATTCTACGCGATGGTTACATTATGGGGTACGGGCTGCCGGCAATATGCCTGCTATGCATTCTCAAAAAATAGTTATGAACGATTAGATGCTCCAGCTTCCCTTTTTCTTAAGCACTTCTCTTGCCCTCACCAGCCCCTGCCTTACGCACTCTTCGAGGTCTTTTCCCTCTGCGTAATAAGCCAGAAACCCTCCGGCAAAAGCGTCTCCCGCTCCGGTAGGGTCTACAATTTCCTCTACTGGAAGAGCATTGAACTTTTTGAAATCTCTCCCGTCATAAAGCAGAACTCCCTTCTCTCCCAGGGTTACCACGACAATTTTGGCTCCCCATTCATGAAGCGTTTCAGCGGCTTTTGTGACTTCAGTCTCTCCTGTTATCGTCATCGCCTCCCTCTCGTTTGGGAAGACCACCTCGACTCTTGACACTATTTCCTTCATGAGCCCTCTTTTCGTTCTGTATTCTTCCATGTAGGTTGGATTAAAATCCACGGTGATTCTTTTGCCCTCTAGCCGGTTTATTGCTTTTAACTGTTCCTCTGGAGGTATTGGTGAGATGTGGAATATTTTAGCGCTGAGGTAATCTTCTGGGATCTCTGTTTCGCCCATCTTCTCTGCCACTCCCATCTCAACCGGCGCGTCCACGCTCCCGTCTTCGTGGTAGATCATGTAGATGTGCATTGTTTTTCCTTCGAGGACGTGAACTCCCCGGATGTCGAGGATTCTTTTGAGGCTTTCCAGCCACTCCTTGGGAAAGTCCTTGCCTACCTTTGTTACCAGTCCCACCTTTGCTCCGCTTAAAGCGGCGGAAGTCGCTACCGCTGCCGCCGCTCCCCCGGGAATGATTACCTCTCTCTTGTCTGGAAAGATTATGTGGTCAATCGCTACGTGCCCCAAAACTACCAGATCCATAGCAAGCCCTCTCTGGGCTAATTGGGGAGGGTTTATTAAAGTTCCCGATTTCATTTTAATAAGTATGAGTTGTATAAAAATTACGAAAAAGATTAAAAACAAAGAAGCGCAATCGATACCATGCGCAGGTTAAAAGACCTTGGACAGAATGAACTTGAGGAGCTTGTTAATTATGTTAGGGAGTTGAGAGGTTCTGGCAAGGGTTATTCTGAAATAACAAGAATAGTATTCGCGGAAAAGGGCATAACAGTTTCCAGAGCAACGGTTTTGAGATGGTGCAAAGGAAAGCATGAGCCGTTTAATAAGATCAAGCTCGTTAAGTTGGAACCCTCTCCCCATTTATCTTACGTCATTGGGGTGTACTTTGGAGATGGGAGCATTGGTTTGAGTGAGCATAAATATCGGATTCGGCTAAAGGTTGTTGATAGGGAATTTGCTGAAGCATTTGCCAGAGCCCTCGAAGATATAGGGGCTAACGCAAGAGTTTACGTGGAAAGCGACGGGAGGAGAGACAGGTTCGTTGCCGAAGCTACTAGCAAGTTCCTTTATATGTTTTTGAAACAGCCGAAAGAGGCTTTGTTTGAGGTTGCAAAGGAATATCCCAGAGAGTTTCTCCGAGGGTTCTTTGACAGTGAAGGATGCTTCAATTTCAATAAAAATGAAAGACAGGGGTTTGTTAGTGCTTCAAATTACAACAGAGAAGTTCTAACTTTTTGTCAAAAAGCTTTAGAAAGCTTGGGAATAAGTAGCAAGATAGTTTTAACAAAAAGAAAAGGCACCACAGTAAAGATCTGGGGAAAAGAGTACCAATACTCCTCAGACCTCTATGAAATAAGGATTTACAGGAAGGACGACCTTTCAAAATTTTACAGACTAATAGGATTCACAATATCGAGGAAACAAAAACTCCTTGAAGAATATCTAGGCATTCACAAAAAATGATGCTCAAAAACATACACCAATGTACAAAAATAGGCTGGTAGCGGGGGGAGGATTTGAACCTCCGACCTCCGGGTTATGAGCCCGGCGGGCACTCCTAGCTGCCCCACCCCGCTGCACGACCCGTTAGTTATTAATAGGAAGTCGGTTTATAAAGTTTGCGGTGTTTCTTTTGAATATTCCAAACCCTCAATGCTTCATCAAAACCCCCTAAAAGCTGTTTCGACTTTTTAACGCCCTACCCTAGCTCAACAACAATTACTCTGCTGAATTGGGATGCAGAATTTTTGAGGAAAAACCCTTAAACTTACCCTCCAAATTTATCCCGGTGGTAGGATGTACCTTACAAAAGAGGAGGAGTTGATACTTGCAGGAGAGTACGGCTATGCATTGCAGAAGGCTATGGAGATTCTCGTGGCTTTGGGAGAGATATATAACGCTGACAGGCTGATTCCGATAAAAAGTGCTCAGGTGGCTGGTGTTTCCTACAAAAATATCGGTGATGCGGGAATAGAGTTCCTCAAGGATTTCGTGGATGCGGGTGCAAAGGTTAGCGTTTACACTACCCTTAATCCGGCCGGAATTGGGGACGAGCTCTTTATGGAGAAACAGAAGGAAATACTCGAGCTCTATAGGGCAATGGGGATAGAGGTTACCTCCACCTGCACTCCATACTACGGTGCAAACCTTCCAAAGTTTGGCGACCATATAGCATGGAGCGAGAGCTCCGCGGTTATCTTTGCGAACTCCATAATTGGAGCCAGAACCAACAGGGAAGGGGGGCCCTCAAGTCTGGCAGCTGCAATTGTTGGCAAAACTCCAAATTATGGTCTTCACCTTGAGGAAAACAGAAAGGCAACGGTTATTGTTGAGGTAAACGCAAAGCTTAAGGACTTTGCAGACTACAGCTTCCTGGGCTACTACCTCGGCAAAGCTCTAAAGAACGACATACCCTACTTCAAAAACCTCAAGCCCGAAAAGACGGACTACCTTAAGGAGCTTGGTGCTTCGATGGCTGCAACTGGCTCAATAGCCCTCTATCACGTTGAAGGGGAAACTCCGGAATACAGACACGCCATAGCGGATAAGCTTGAGAAAATTGAGGTAGATGAGAGAGAGCTGGAAGAGGTCAGAGAGAAGTTCAATGCAAGCTGGGAAGAGGTGGAGGCGATAGTAATAGGCTGTCCCCATGCTTCGATTCAGGAGGTAAAAGAGGTTGCCGAGATTTTGAAGATGAGGGGGAAGCCCTTAAAGGTTCCGCTTTTAATAACTGCAAGCAGGGCTGTGAAGGCTCTCTCAGATGTTTTGGGCTACACTGACGTCATAGAGCGCTACAACGGGAAAATAATAGCCGACAGCTGTTTAATAGTCTCCCCGGTTGAAAAGTGGTATAGGGGAATAGCCACAAACAGCGGAAAGGCGAGCTTTTACTTCTCCTCCGCCGGGCTAAAGGTGAGGCTTGAGAATACGGAGAAACTGCTCCTTGAGGCTCCGTGAGGTGGGATTATGAAGCTCAAGGGAAGAAAAATCACCAAGGGAAAGGCGAGAGGTGTGGCCCTGGTCTCCAAAAAGCCGCTCTCCTTTTTGGGTGGCGTTGATCCGAAGACCGGGATTGTGAAGGACGTTGAAAGCGACATAAGGGGAGAGAGCATAAAAGACAAAATTCTTGTGTTTCCAAGGGGCAAGGGCTCGACTGTCGGCTCTTATGTCCTTTACCAGCTGAAGAAAAACGGTGTTGCGCCTAAGGCGATAATAGTCGAGGAGGCAGAGACGATTGTAGCAACGGGAGCTA belongs to Thermococcus bergensis and includes:
- a CDS encoding DUF515 domain-containing protein gives rise to the protein MGTRVKPKILTRNFILRIKYYPVVLTVAEDIEEKIRRLRELGRVSVEEKEEKKAPTPIAGPSPPRKPSRLGRLREKERRKRIIIGASIIAVIIIAVVIGLYTTYQNRAAEKLQEAKLAKIKEVNQYFTGELENDPMKAQLINQINQAKSIDELEKINVKAIAEQRKAQLEQERLQREFQQAKATKLTQIEQSFELLLSQPLPEDIKSEAVQAYNQLKERVNSAKTKDEVSLIDPNPYLLELWRKYYYYLIDNTPTQKVILKKGTEKSVYTKTEAKYMLSKVTDFTELLQYTIEKAEMVQVALVLPRENVNGAFLSSGDKIKIFAQINSTVIRKIADEGYVNMVLFLTDSGVIAISESQQETKNIQTTSDTSYSDSYSENYAPGDQSISYEQSTEESHSVSQSSSQTVSASYTYNVKLNEILKAIAANKIAAADEVREQLSRYKLNLFDLEQSTGLLATDPTAKVLVIVEVPAEFVEDLLKYRNALYVTKITG
- a CDS encoding ATPase, T2SS/T4P/T4SS family, which codes for MEEKKKKRSGLSWIEEILSEEAVPLDNLIKKGERIEEKPEVKEEISPIVPEIKTPSKPLSAESQPETSLEEILKSTRGSPRVPLPTYYGEEVKVLDVYGNVRILRVKGEPIPIYEIRLPKLSEEEEKLVKIVRDRAIAEIQIDPESIPDPEERRRIFGRAVKNIMRELAPAISEARMDILVNLVVQNMIGYGKLDPLVRDDNLEEVMVIGTRRPVYVWHRKFYMCKTNIFFDDEREILNIIERIARQVGRRIDQQTPLLDARLPDGSRVNATIRPVSLDGPTLTIRKFKKDPLTIIDLLKYGTFNLEVASLLWIFIDGLGVKPANVLVAGGTGSGKTTTLNSLAMFIPPSERVISIEDTAELQLPIEHWVRLETRPPNIEGRGEITMDDLVKNTLRMRPDRIIVGEVRGPEARTMFTAMNTGHNGALYDFSVIQLSDSRFVLIGDLVEELFKKYSDRIERYKDLEYIVLEEKDRFEVVSVGADLKAGKHVVSRVWRRKVREGEKLMRIRTRTGNEVILTKTHPFFVFSNGDVVRKEAGKISVGDRVAVMMNPPKPPQRKALVDPNIYVGISDYYLVPNGNGMVKVPNNGLPPENAEYLLSINSNPVKLVREVDGDLAYIAGVLLGDGYIASNGYHLSATFDDEGYRNAFVNAISKFLPEYSPQTKISGKCTVVTVGSKIFAEMLLRIFGIPKGKKSEVWDVPDVVLSHDDLVRYFIAGVFDADGYVDESGPSIILTTKSENAARKIWYALQRLGIISTVSRVKNRGFKKGEIFRITISGVEDLRKFKSLIPLHHSKKVAKLEEILKTKRAYRGRRTYRVPISGEMIRPLRLRLNLTVAELSKLASHYAGEKVSESLIRHIEKNRSNEIRRSALRGIALALQQVAKDAGDEDAWVMAKRLQLIAEGDVYWDEVISVEEVDPKELGIEYLYDLTVEDDHNYVANGILVSNCMGTIHSNSARETIVRLESPPMSVPRIMIPALDVIIMQVRFNNRKKGTIRRITEIAEVSGIEGESVQLNTIYKYNPAKDELYPTGVPSRFLNQLAEHTGLTMEELLEERLKREVVLQWMVEKGIRSIEEVGHYIREFYIDQEELLRRIERDASIELTEKVRTVI
- a CDS encoding type II secretion system F family protein, which codes for MGIKEKILKFIERLGEKTIEVSERPISRIPKTLTLQERLQLLKKLQEEVSQEREEKYEKELEEIVEWRKRELEESFTHRFSEFMLRHFRGPVESFTKSLKGLDYDLVRANIKMSKEQFVALMLGVSIFTAIFAFLMGVLLLMPADISLMLGILGFIGGFLYMRNYPRIVWRRRVVEVEKALPYVLRHMASLLSAGVGIAEAMVSVANADYGPISEEFELMIREMHGGTSFEDALTRFEEKMSSESVSRVVKQILRATKFGGNLADILYKLAEDFSFEYRMKLVEYIQKVNGVAFVYMFITIIMPTLFVVAILAASLMNRGLAMPVEGLAVILLFGFPAISTLVVFMIKRSEPR
- a CDS encoding type II secretion system F family protein — encoded protein: MAEIKFLRPLAKALEKVLPQRWVRRYELFLYSAGISFLALEFLLVSLLLASVVGVIVFILSPVKIYAIPLSLAVFLGIAYVYPYYLLSKKIEDMEKNLPDAFFYIASSLRAGVSFSEALEEASTARFGALTEEFKRTVQEIKKGRSTIEALKAFAIRNRKSSIIYRSTMIILEAYERGAPMADVLVAVANDVREILRIKKERKASTGMQAMFFIIASGFIGPAILGIVSQIMNSMSSPEMGFTLPLEAIGNISLAFVAIQAIVSGLGIGIIREGKFSAGFKYSAMLAILGEIIFLVATRVQISGFM
- a CDS encoding FKBP-type peptidyl-prolyl cis-trans isomerase, which encodes MKVEKGDFVVFNYVGKFENGEIFDTTYEDIAKEAGIYVEDRTYGPLGANVGVGELIPGMDEALVGMGVGEKKTIVVPPEKGYGMPREDLIVDVPKSEFEKAGIEPTEGAYIMTDSGIARITAITEESVTLDFNHPLAGKTVIFEVEIVDIEKAKPESHEA
- a CDS encoding DUF2118 domain-containing protein gives rise to the protein MEKLPQLFVEADFEECFEGDTAKVDCIVIQDNIEARIQKGQKLPEFIDVKKAKFLRKEVYDRFHLYVDKYEHKMLCDARIILPDRRTEIRLYKGDELMLLPVEGFVSTIIAGVGNRVRKSDAFAAVTTKKGEVHYLKPPKNGVVVYIDEFTNRPHYIYYILPEE
- a CDS encoding carbohydrate kinase family protein, which encodes MDLVVLGHVAIDHIIFPDKREVIIPGGAAAAVATSAALSGAKVGLVTKVGKDFPKEWLESLKRILDIRGVHVLEGKTMHIYMIYHEDGSVDAPVEMGVAEKMGETEIPEDYLSAKIFHISPIPPEEQLKAINRLEGKRITVDFNPTYMEEYRTKRGLMKEIVSRVEVVFPNEREAMTITGETEVTKAAETLHEWGAKIVVVTLGEKGVLLYDGRDFKKFNALPVEEIVDPTGAGDAFAGGFLAYYAEGKDLEECVRQGLVRAREVLKKKGSWSI